CTTCACACCACTCGTACTCCGGGATTCCTTGGTCTCGACTCTGATTTCGGGTTATGGGAAGGTCATACCACTCAGGATCTTAACCAAGCTTCTCACGATGTCATCATTGGTGTTCTCGATACTGGGATTTGGCCGGAATCGAAGAGCTTTGATGACACTGGAATGCCGGAGATCCCATCACGGTGGCGTGGAGGATGTGAAGCAGGACCTGATTTTAGTCCTTCCCTTTGTAACAAGAAACTAATTGGAGCTCGTAGCTTCTCTAAAGGTTATCAAATGGCTTCCGGTGGTGGGTATTTCAGAaaaccgagagagaatcagtCAGCTAGAGATCAGGATGGGCACGGAACGCACACCGCGAGCACGGCTGCTGGTTCACATGTGCCTAACGCGAGTTTACTTGGTTATGCTAGAGGCATTGCTAGAGGGATGGCTCCACAAGCGAGAGTTGCTGCTTATAAGACTTGTTGGCCAACTGGTTGCTTTGGATCTGACATTCTTGCCGGTATGGATCGGGCAATATCGGACGGTGTCGACGTACTTTCACTCTCTTTAGGTGGTGGCTCTGCTCCGTATTACAGAGATACCATAGCAATTGGAGCATTTGCAGCTATGGAGAAGGGGGTTTTTGTTTCTTGCTCAGCTGGGAATAGTGGTCCAAACAAGGCTTCTCTGGCCAATGTAGCACCGTGGATCATGACGGTCGGAGCCGGAACGCTCGATCGAGACTTCCCAGCTTATGTCCAGCTTGGAAATGGGAAACGGTTCACTGGAGTGTCGCTATACAGTGGGCAAGGAATGGGGAATAAGGCAGTGGCTTTGGTGTATAACAAAGGAAGTAACACCTCCAGTAATATGTGCTTGCCCGGTTCTCTTGACCCGGCGGTGGTTCGAGGGAAAGTGGTGGTTTGCGACAGAGGAATCAATGCCAGAGTAGAAAAGGGAGGAGTGGTGAGAGATGCTGGTGGGATTGGGATGATTCTGGCAAACACAGCAGCTAGTGGGGAGGAATTGGTGGCTGACAGTCACTTGCTGCCAGCCGTGGCGGTGGGGAGGAAAACCGGCGACTTGATCCGGCAGTATGTTCGATCAGATTCAAATCCAACCGCAGTGTTGAGCTTTGGTGGGACAATTCTGAACGTCCGCCCATCTCCGGTGGTGGCAGCCTTTAGTTCTAGAGGACCAAACTTGGTAACCCCCCAAATCCTAAAGCCGGACGTTATTGGTCCTGGCGTTAACATCCTGGCTGCCTGGTCTGAGTCCATTGGACCTACTGGATTGGAGAACGACAAGAGGAAAACTCAGTTCAATATCATGTCTGGTATGTCTCATTGGCTCTATCCTAACTCAAAACGTTCAATCATTTGGATTAGTTTTGGATTATATTACATTAAGAAGCCTCATAATGTTCATTATGTAACTGATAAATCTTAATCTTTGTTATGTAGGAACTTCAATGTCTTGCCCACATATCAGTGGTCTGGCCGCATTGCTGAAGGCAGCTCATCCACAATGGAGTCCAAGTGCAATCAAATCTGCTTTAATGACTACTGCATACACACAGGACAACACCAACTCGTCTCTCCGGGATGCTGCCGGAGGGGGGTTTTCCAATCCATGGGCTCATGGAGCTGGCCATGTTGATCCTCACAAAGCTCTCTCTCCTGGACTTTTATATGATATCTCAACTAATGACTACATTGCCTTCTTGTGCTCCTTGGACTATGGGATCGATCATGTTCAAGCGATTGTGAAACGTTCAAACATAACCTGCTCAAGAAAGTTTGCTGATCCAGGACAACTTAACTATCCTTCATTTTCAGTTGTGTTCGGGAGCAAGAGGGTTGTTCGGTACACTCGTATAGTCACCAATGTTGGGGCTGCAGGGTCAGTTTACGATGTGGCTACTACTGCACCGTCGGTTGTGAAGGTGACCGTGAAACCTTCAAAGCTTGTGTTCACTAAAGTTGGGGAGAGGAAGAGGTACACTGTTACATTTGTTGCGAGCAGGGATGCTGCTCAAACCACGAGATTTGGGTTTGGATCGATTGTGTGGAGCAATGACCAACACCAAGTTAGAAGCCCTGTGTCATTCGCCTGGACTAGGTTGTGATTGTTGTTTTTTGTATAGGGCGTTTTCCAATTGTTGTAGGTTTTCCCATTCCTTCAACTTGCTCCATGAAACGGCAAGAAGATGATGATCAACAAACAGTCAACAAGAGAATGATCATCATCAAACATGGGAAAATTCAGCGTTTGGTTTGCCATTGATTGAGAAAAGCCTTAGGGGTTAAAACTAATGTAATGGCATAAAGTTTGGCGTTTCTATTCCTAGGTatctaaaaaattgttttacCATCTGTCTGTAACGAAAATTCAAAAACATGAAGGCCAGTGAAGTGTGTGCTTTTGACTTAGATTGTTTTAACTCCAAAAATTCTCTCATCTATGATTTCTCTTCCTCATTATATAACTAGACGAAGTGATGAGCATGTTCCTAATCCGCATTGTTGTAACTCACAAACATGTAAAAATTAAGAAGCTGCACTCTTTTGACAGAGTTTTAGGTGGCAAGAAACTTTAGGGTTTATTGGAGATACTAAAACATAATGAATCAAAACTAGAGACGGATCAAGGTAGAATACCTACCAAGCCAATAGGCAAAGGGTCGAAGGATGGAGATCGCAGAGTCAATCGTGCACCTGTTGTGTAACCACTTGTTCCTAAAGCAATATCTAGCATGAAGCAATCCACGTCTGTATGTTAGGGGCACTAAAATGGAACTTCAATTGGATGCGGACACCGCAATCATAAAGAAATCATTGTACCTCTCAGCATGCTTGCAATGGGGGGCCATGTTAAATAGAGATCGATACAAATTATCATTATCCATAAGCCTCCAGTACGATTACTCATTCAAAGTCTAAACAAACAGGAGGCTATTTTCACAATAGTGTAACAAAGTGATAAGACAACTCTATAACCATATAGACAAATTGTGGCCATCCAGTTCCAATGATTTAAATCAATAATCCAGTAGGAGGACCCTGATTAAACAACTCAAAATATTGTCTAAAATAATTTAAGAGCCAATACCAACCGTATTCCCACTAATAAAGTTTggacaaaattaataaaaagtaGAAGATATTCATCATAATGTACATTGATTTTTTCATATAGAAGATCAAAATAACTTTATGGAATGGTGTTGCTGAACTAAAAGCAACAACATAAAGAGCAAGGGTTACAACAAGACTTTGTACAAAGACGACAAGAAGGTACCTGTGAACATTTTGGAAAAGAGCAGTTACAGCTGCATTTGCATTCGCAGCAACTGCAACAGTGGGGGCATGAGATTGAAGGTAATGATAAAAAACAACACAATCTACGGCACGAGAAGTTTCTACAGCAGGACAAAGTGGGACAAGAGAAGAAACTACACTTTGGCATACTACAACACCTTAAACATGATGGGAATTTACATGGTTTGCAACCACAGCAGCGAGGCATCTCTAGGTAGACAGAGCACTCGGTGCAAGAGCAGCAGCATAGCCACGACAAATTAAAGCAAGGAAACCCACTGCATAACAATTATAACATAAACATTATATACAAAAACGTCATTAATGTTATACACaataaacattctcaaatagcaGAAATCAGAATGCTTATGTTGAAAGTTCTAATTCTAACCATAACCATTTCCAGATGCGACATCGCTGTTGTTTCACCCTGCAACTGCTTAAAGAAAAGACACATCACTTGGATTCATAATCAATGCAGTTTTAAATTAATGCAGATTAGTTTACCAAAAAATTGAACTCTTACGTAGACGTCAATGGATCTGAATTTGCTGTTACAAAGTCGTTAATCCTGAAAGAATGTGATGCTAATCAGCAGTGGAAGCAAAAGAGTGGACGGATTGATCTCCTAACTAATTGTGTGTACAGTCGACTGAATAACTACATTAGAACATAATTAAGTTAAAAAATGAGAAGATTAAAAAGAAACATACTCTTTGCAGCATATTGAGACGGGTTGAAGACTTTGAAGGGATTTTAGTTCGTCCTGATTCAAGAAAACTAGAAATATTTAACACATTGAACAAATAATAAAAGCAGCCATGTTAATTTGAAACAGAGAATTGTGCCTTATGACATGCGTGAAAATGATTTTATTTCGGTTCATGATGTATGATGTGGCATTTGTCTAACCAAAAATCCCGTAACAGGAGGGAGAATTTACACGTAGTTCTAAAGAAATAAGTAAATTTAGAAAGAGAAGACATAAATGGAGTCCATAAATATTCAAATTCAACAAATTTTAGAAAAGGTGGATATTGATTTAGTTCTTTCCCTCTCGTTCCCCTTGCTCGGGGGAAGGAATCCCAAGAAATTTAGGAGCCAAAGTGTTTCTTAGAATTTTCTTGTCCTAGACTCCACAGGCGATGCTTTTAAATGAAGGTCTAGGAGAAGCTTCACGGGACGAAATGGAAGTTCTAAGCTTCTCAAACCTGTTTTGTAAGGAAAACTAACTCCCTAAATCAAACAAATAGATCTGCATGTAGGACTTCGAAATTTTGTGCCTAATTAACAAAGCTAAAAACAAAAAGGAAGTGCTTTGCAATTGTACAATAACTTTTCGACACTATGCCATTGAACTTCAAAGAGGGGAAACATACGAAGAGGGAGAAGAAATGATGTAGACAGAGATAatcattttcaaattcaaactcACCTCAAGAAAGCCAATTTCTCTTTCAAGCGTCTGAATATTAGCTATCTCTCGACGCTTCCCATACAAATCAGGGTACTCAGGCGGAGATTTTGGACTCGGGGGTGGTAGCGAAGACACTGATGAAGAGTAAACCGACCGAGCAGCCATTGCTTGACTCTCTTCTCAGGAAACCCGACACTGATAGAAACCCAGTTGCCAATCACCAAAAGACAGAGCACAGAAGAGAAATAAAGCAACAAAGAATGGCAATAACAGCAGAAATATTAGTAAGCCAGGTAGAAGAAGAGAATTGAGAAAAATAGTAACTGTAAAAGCAAATGACAAACTAAAGAGGCAATTGATGTTGGGTATGAATGCTCTTACATGTGTGGTGACAGAGAAGTAATAAGAAAGGCTGACAAAGATAATTACAGCCCACAAAAAGAAAGCCGCTCTGTAAGTAAAACTACAGCACATAAATGTATGTATTATCAAGTTGTGGGTTGCAGAGTTTTTAATGATACAAGTGATAATGAGGCCAGAAAGAGAGTCATTATTGTCACAGACTTTGAGTGAAAAAACGAGCCTTTTCACGACTCGAGGCAATAGCATTCTTTTATGAGAGAGACTGATAAAAGGggtcaaaatattttttttttttaaaaagactcAATTTTTCCATTAATAATGTAAAGACGGCTGTAAGAAAAGCCTGTACCTGGCATGCCCAAACCTGTATAAGACTAGTTTGCAAAGAATAGGCATCTGGGTAACCTTCAAGTGAGATTTTGGAATTTGCTCATTCTTTAGCCTTAATAGAGTAAAAAGAAATAAGCATAAGTAAGTAAAGTTTCTATGTCTTTGCTTGAGCTGTTTTCAGTGTTGAAAGATGGTGTTATAGTAAAGAAGCAAAATGGAAAGTAGGTAAGCTCAGAATGCACGTGGAGGAGAAAAATGCCTAGAAAAGAGAGACGGCATAGATCATATGACGAATCAGCATCTCAAGCTAGACAAAGAGGAAACTACAGATTAATGTAATGTAAGCACTGAATAATACACAttgaaatgttaaaaaaaaaaaacctccaAGCTACTAAGCTCAGAATgttaaatcaaatattttaatcTGTAGTTTCCACatgtagaaaaaagaaaaatacctgACATTTCTACAAACAGTTAGTGTGCTTGTGACCTTGGCAACCACACTCGGGGCCTCATATTTCAAATTGTGATGAAAACCACTCAAAATCTGGCCCATTGATAAGTATTGGAGAATCATATGAACAGAAATAACGATATGGGCCTCCGAGAATCTGGAACTGATGATGAGGAAGAATCGAACAGAATAGAAACAGATGAGAAAGACAAAATGGAAGTGGGGTAGTAACGTACTCAAATGGGTAACCATTGCAGAGGATTGCTGATTCAAGTTCAGATAAAGATCAAATCCAATTCCCCTTTACGCTATCGCTCATACTCCAAGTTCTAATTCTGTTCGTCGACGGCGAAAACTTGGTGTAACACGTTTGTTATAAGAAATTTTGATGTGTCCAACTGCTGCCATAGCTATCAGTTTCGAGAACAGTCGAGATTTCGCTGCCGTGGTGGAGCAGAGTAGGACCCATTATCGCGATTTGAGATTCTTATTgactttcctttttcttttttctgtttttttcaTTCTCATCCGATGAGTTTTGTGTTTGAAATTCGAAAACGGCGGTTTTGGGATGAGAAATCGAAATCTTCTGCCATTTAGAAAGATGATCATGAATTCGTAATTGAACACTCGAAGTATTGACATTCTTGTTCATAGAAACCCACCGACTTTTTTACACTTTCTCCTTTTGAAGTTTGATTCAAGAAAAATCCAACAAATTATTAATCTATGtgatttgagattttggaagaGCTCATTTAGGGTTCAATTTTTGTTTGCTACTTACGATAATTTCTCCTTTTGGAAGTTTAAAAATGATGAGAAATAACATAGTTTAAAAACGTGATACCATGGTTTTCATTGATGGTATCTATTAGTGATAAGAATTTGCAACTATATCAAATGCGATAACAGTTACAATTAATAATAGCTTTCAATTTAACAAATCGAGTAGAACCCTTCGCAGTTGTAGCAAATAGAAAGTTATCGTCTAATAATTTTAGCAGTAAATGCTTTTCGAAATGTAcgtaatatttatttttcaaattaaaaactatCGATAATAATTGCAATTAGCTTTTAATTGAAAATTGAGAAGAAGCACTCAAATTAACC
The sequence above is drawn from the Cucumis melo cultivar AY chromosome 2, USDA_Cmelo_AY_1.0, whole genome shotgun sequence genome and encodes:
- the LOC103492374 gene encoding subtilisin-like protease SBT1.8, with protein sequence MDSMPRFLIPFLLLLLLLSCVFINAKKTYIVHMKHHALPSEYLTHHDWYSASLQSLSSSSSSDSLLYTYTSSFHGFAAFLDSEEVELLRQSDSVLGVYEDTVYNLHTTRTPGFLGLDSDFGLWEGHTTQDLNQASHDVIIGVLDTGIWPESKSFDDTGMPEIPSRWRGGCEAGPDFSPSLCNKKLIGARSFSKGYQMASGGGYFRKPRENQSARDQDGHGTHTASTAAGSHVPNASLLGYARGIARGMAPQARVAAYKTCWPTGCFGSDILAGMDRAISDGVDVLSLSLGGGSAPYYRDTIAIGAFAAMEKGVFVSCSAGNSGPNKASLANVAPWIMTVGAGTLDRDFPAYVQLGNGKRFTGVSLYSGQGMGNKAVALVYNKGSNTSSNMCLPGSLDPAVVRGKVVVCDRGINARVEKGGVVRDAGGIGMILANTAASGEELVADSHLLPAVAVGRKTGDLIRQYVRSDSNPTAVLSFGGTILNVRPSPVVAAFSSRGPNLVTPQILKPDVIGPGVNILAAWSESIGPTGLENDKRKTQFNIMSGTSMSCPHISGLAALLKAAHPQWSPSAIKSALMTTAYTQDNTNSSLRDAAGGGFSNPWAHGAGHVDPHKALSPGLLYDISTNDYIAFLCSLDYGIDHVQAIVKRSNITCSRKFADPGQLNYPSFSVVFGSKRVVRYTRIVTNVGAAGSVYDVATTAPSVVKVTVKPSKLVFTKVGERKRYTVTFVASRDAAQTTRFGFGSIVWSNDQHQVRSPVSFAWTRL
- the LOC103492372 gene encoding guanine nucleotide-binding protein subunit gamma 3-like, which codes for MAARSVYSSSVSSLPPPSPKSPPEYPDLYGKRREIANIQTLEREIGFLEDELKSLQSLQPVSICCKEINDFVTANSDPLTSTCRVKQQRCRIWKWLCGFPCFNLSWLCCCSCTECSVYLEMPRCCGCKPCKFPSCLRCCSMPKCSFFSCPTLSCCRNFSCRRLCCFLSLPSISCPHCCSCCECKCSCNCSFPKCSQVPSCRLCTKSCCNPCSLCCCF